A single window of bacterium DNA harbors:
- a CDS encoding aspartate/glutamate racemase family protein — protein sequence MRIQVINPMGVDVYNPMVEEAIARATAPDTKVEVRSLMGTGVPATAFLPAHSLMMNQLLTQVETAERDGFDAVVIACAADPGVEDAKDLVDIPVTGPMEAAVATGRAFGHLAVVCPRIESGEGENLPQNANWVRRLIHRYGAESIFAGVISAPSGHPPADEVNRLLAEDPPGLRAAVRAEMEVSATTTALEAAERAYHDLDAEVIFFACTLWSGLLGPIREQVPVRVLDPLITPVLYAEMLARTGSN from the coding sequence ATGAGAATCCAGGTCATCAACCCGATGGGGGTTGACGTGTACAACCCGATGGTCGAAGAGGCCATCGCAAGAGCCACTGCGCCCGACACGAAGGTCGAGGTCCGTTCGCTGATGGGCACCGGGGTCCCGGCCACCGCCTTCCTTCCGGCCCACTCGCTCATGATGAACCAGTTGCTCACCCAGGTCGAGACGGCGGAGCGGGACGGGTTCGACGCGGTCGTGATCGCCTGCGCCGCCGACCCTGGCGTGGAGGACGCCAAGGACCTGGTCGACATCCCGGTGACGGGACCGATGGAGGCGGCAGTGGCGACCGGTCGCGCCTTCGGCCATCTGGCGGTCGTCTGCCCCCGCATCGAGAGCGGCGAGGGTGAGAACCTTCCCCAGAACGCCAACTGGGTACGCCGGCTGATCCATCGGTACGGCGCCGAGTCCATCTTCGCCGGGGTGATCTCAGCACCCAGCGGCCATCCCCCCGCAGACGAGGTGAACCGGCTGCTGGCCGAGGATCCGCCGGGGCTGCGAGCCGCGGTCCGGGCCGAGATGGAAGTCTCGGCCACTACTACCGCGCTGGAAGCGGCGGAGCGGGCCTACCACGACCTCGACGCGGAAGTTATCTTCTTTGCCTGCACCCTGTGGTCGGGCCTGCTGGGCCCCATCCGCGAACAGGTCCCGGTGCGGGTGCTCGATCCGCTCATCACTCCCGTTCTCTACGCGGAGATGCTGGCCAGGACCGGGAGTAACTGA
- a CDS encoding ABC transporter substrate-binding protein translates to MNRTRSAVRLRLIAVFAALALVVAACGSDDAEPESAPATTAAQATTATTAAAMTEEAPAEETMEETAEEAPAEETMMEERVLTIGVPGDIETLDPCCANFIRAHEALLMVYDVPVIHPIVEQNGAMLGDADNLLPRYFESWVEHDDGLTFTIKVRQGMTFDDGTPITAETVRFMIDRNLNTPGGGAWLLTNIAFVTKPPTVIDEYTLELVSDRRSPMVMQSFYMSSSAAVDPAVVAANATDDDPWATEYMARNADNPSGPYRLVSRTPDEEVVFEARDNYWGGRPAYDKIVWKIIPSPAERVQLLRAGVIDLAVGLGTEEFNALDGSEGVKVVRAPSKNMAYVGMNNSIAPFDDVAVRQAVSYGVDYDDILENVYKGDARRLHGAIPNGSAVSLGAEVGYFQDTAKAQELLASSSYDGGTVTLSIDSAKAEHQLIAVRVQSALREIGMDVEIETLQSPVFAERKVGKQLQMFVDELLAWIDDPNYQLSLTLESGVFGNYADYSNARVDEIITDGWAEQDPAARRAIFEEAQRLISEDAPWVFLAQPDFKFAMREDVDGFVLYPNAIPRFADLYPAG, encoded by the coding sequence ATGAACAGAACGAGATCGGCTGTCCGGCTCCGCCTGATTGCCGTCTTCGCCGCGCTGGCGCTGGTAGTAGCGGCCTGCGGCTCGGACGATGCCGAGCCGGAGAGCGCGCCTGCCACCACAGCCGCACAGGCCACTACGGCCACGACGGCGGCAGCCATGACCGAAGAGGCGCCGGCCGAAGAAACGATGGAAGAGACCGCCGAGGAGGCGCCGGCCGAAGAAACGATGATGGAGGAGCGGGTGCTCACCATCGGAGTTCCCGGCGACATCGAGACTCTCGACCCGTGTTGCGCCAACTTCATCAGGGCCCACGAGGCGCTGCTGATGGTCTACGACGTTCCGGTGATCCACCCCATCGTGGAGCAGAACGGCGCCATGCTCGGAGATGCGGACAACTTGCTGCCCCGCTACTTCGAGTCGTGGGTCGAGCATGACGACGGCCTTACCTTCACCATCAAGGTGCGGCAAGGCATGACGTTCGACGACGGCACTCCGATCACCGCCGAGACCGTTCGGTTCATGATCGACCGCAACCTCAACACCCCCGGCGGTGGCGCGTGGTTGCTCACCAACATCGCCTTCGTGACCAAGCCGCCGACCGTGATCGACGAGTACACCTTGGAGCTGGTGTCGGACCGGCGCAGCCCGATGGTGATGCAGTCCTTCTACATGTCCAGTTCGGCAGCGGTCGATCCCGCCGTGGTGGCCGCCAACGCCACCGATGATGACCCCTGGGCGACCGAGTACATGGCGCGCAACGCCGACAACCCCAGCGGTCCTTACCGCCTGGTCAGCCGGACGCCCGACGAAGAGGTCGTGTTCGAGGCCAGGGACAACTATTGGGGTGGCCGTCCCGCCTACGACAAGATCGTTTGGAAGATCATCCCGTCACCCGCCGAGCGCGTCCAGCTGCTCAGGGCCGGAGTGATCGACCTAGCGGTCGGTCTCGGGACCGAGGAGTTCAACGCACTGGACGGATCCGAGGGCGTGAAGGTCGTCCGGGCGCCTTCCAAGAACATGGCCTACGTGGGCATGAACAACTCGATCGCCCCGTTCGACGACGTGGCGGTCCGCCAGGCAGTCTCCTACGGCGTCGACTATGACGACATCCTTGAGAACGTCTACAAGGGCGACGCCCGCCGCCTCCACGGGGCCATCCCCAACGGCTCGGCGGTCTCGCTGGGCGCCGAGGTCGGATACTTCCAGGACACCGCCAAGGCGCAGGAGCTTCTCGCCTCCAGCAGCTACGACGGAGGCACGGTGACCCTGTCGATCGACTCCGCCAAGGCGGAGCACCAGCTGATCGCGGTCCGCGTCCAGTCGGCGCTGCGCGAGATCGGCATGGACGTCGAGATCGAGACCCTCCAGTCCCCCGTGTTCGCGGAGCGTAAGGTGGGCAAGCAGCTCCAGATGTTCGTGGACGAGTTGCTGGCCTGGATCGACGACCCGAACTACCAGCTGTCCCTGACCCTGGAGTCGGGAGTGTTCGGCAACTACGCCGATTACTCGAACGCCCGGGTCGACGAGATCATCACGGACGGCTGGGCGGAGCAAGACCCCGCCGCCCGTAGAGCGATCTTCGAGGAAGCCCAGAGGCTCATCTCCGAGGATGCTCCGTGGGTCTTCCTGGCGCAGCCGGACTTCAAGTTCGCCATGCGTGAGGATGTGGACGGGTTCGTGCTGTATCCGAACGCCATACCTCGCTTCGCCGACCTTTACCCGGCAGGCTGA
- a CDS encoding ABC transporter permease — MHLAVYVLRRLAYMLVALFGVSLVAFVVTRLLPGNPAYMIVGVMADESTVIAVTERLGLNLPIHEQYFRYIQQLASGDLGDSWRTRNPVTTDIGARWPATIELGSAALILALAWSIPLGIVSALRRRSFSDRLANALSGFGVSIPEFFLGMILLLVFFATLEWAPPALGRTLGDVPPHTTGFYTVDAILAGDWEAFKAAAVQMILPAVTLAVTVGAPMVRVTRGFMRETMASHHIRSARALGVPERSIVLRHALPNVLLPVSTMGAIMYGYLLGGTVLVEFVFARPGIGKYAIDSISESDFAPVLAAVLLSALSYLLVYLIMDILHFVIDPRTRT, encoded by the coding sequence ATGCACCTCGCCGTTTACGTGCTCCGCCGGCTGGCTTACATGCTGGTGGCGCTATTCGGCGTGTCGCTGGTCGCCTTCGTGGTTACCAGGTTGCTACCTGGTAACCCCGCTTACATGATCGTGGGGGTCATGGCCGACGAATCCACGGTGATAGCGGTCACCGAGCGGCTCGGCCTCAACCTCCCGATTCACGAGCAGTACTTCCGCTACATCCAGCAGCTGGCGTCCGGCGACCTGGGCGACAGCTGGCGGACCCGCAATCCGGTCACCACCGACATCGGGGCCCGCTGGCCGGCCACCATCGAGCTCGGCAGCGCGGCGCTGATCCTTGCTCTGGCGTGGTCGATTCCCTTGGGGATCGTTTCGGCGTTGCGGAGGCGTTCCTTCTCCGATCGCCTGGCCAACGCATTGTCGGGCTTCGGAGTGTCTATACCCGAGTTCTTCCTCGGCATGATCCTCCTGCTGGTGTTCTTCGCAACGCTGGAATGGGCGCCCCCCGCGCTCGGACGGACGCTGGGGGACGTCCCGCCCCACACAACCGGTTTCTACACGGTCGACGCCATCCTGGCCGGTGACTGGGAGGCGTTCAAAGCAGCCGCAGTACAGATGATCCTGCCCGCGGTGACGCTGGCGGTGACGGTGGGAGCGCCCATGGTCAGGGTCACCCGCGGGTTCATGCGCGAGACGATGGCCTCCCATCACATCCGATCCGCCCGAGCGCTGGGCGTGCCGGAACGATCGATCGTGCTCCGCCACGCGCTCCCCAACGTGCTGCTTCCCGTCTCCACGATGGGGGCGATCATGTACGGCTACCTGCTGGGCGGGACGGTGCTCGTTGAATTCGTGTTCGCCCGACCGGGCATCGGCAAGTACGCCATCGACTCCATCAGCGAGTCCGACTTCGCCCCGGTGCTGGCTGCCGTACTACTGAGCGCTCTCTCTTACCTGCTGGTGTACCTGATCATGGACATCCTGCACTTCGTGATCGACCCGAGGACCAGGACATGA
- a CDS encoding ABC transporter permease — protein sequence MTARALPDRRTPAERGRIGGLVRKVLRTPAYLAMAIIVLVALVGPFLVRDPLGFHGGTLTAPSAEFWFGTDQFGRDIFARVVHAARLDLWVGLIAAALAVVVGMPLGALGAYRGGAFDALLLRVSESFQAFPTLLLALGIVAALGPSIPILIMVIAMVNIPVYLRLTRSAVKPLVDSDFVLAARCAGKSQAAILRRHILPNVSEIVFAQFSVNVAWAIQILAALSFVGLGVKLPTAEWGAMVRDGIDYMYYGQWWISLFPGLAILATVLTLNYLSDEIRHGERDSIGNR from the coding sequence ATGACCGCCCGGGCACTGCCGGACCGCAGGACGCCCGCGGAGCGCGGCCGGATTGGAGGGTTGGTCCGCAAGGTGCTCCGGACGCCGGCCTACCTGGCCATGGCGATCATCGTGCTGGTCGCGCTCGTCGGACCTTTCCTCGTCAGGGACCCGCTGGGTTTCCATGGCGGCACGCTGACCGCCCCTTCGGCCGAGTTCTGGTTCGGGACCGACCAGTTCGGCAGGGATATCTTCGCCCGGGTGGTTCACGCCGCCCGCCTCGACCTCTGGGTGGGCCTGATCGCGGCTGCGCTAGCAGTCGTCGTCGGGATGCCCCTGGGCGCCCTGGGCGCCTACCGGGGAGGTGCCTTCGACGCACTGCTGCTGCGAGTCTCGGAGTCGTTCCAGGCCTTCCCCACCCTGCTGCTGGCCCTCGGGATCGTGGCCGCGCTAGGTCCCAGCATTCCCATCCTGATCATGGTCATCGCCATGGTGAACATCCCCGTGTATCTCCGCCTCACCCGGAGCGCAGTGAAGCCGCTGGTCGACTCGGACTTCGTGCTTGCGGCGCGGTGCGCGGGCAAGAGCCAGGCCGCCATCCTGCGGCGCCACATCCTGCCCAACGTGTCGGAGATCGTGTTCGCCCAGTTTTCGGTGAACGTGGCGTGGGCAATCCAGATTCTGGCAGCACTGAGCTTCGTCGGGCTCGGTGTCAAGCTCCCGACCGCCGAATGGGGCGCCATGGTGAGGGACGGCATCGACTACATGTATTACGGGCAGTGGTGGATCTCTCTCTTCCCGGGGCTGGCCATCCTGGCCACCGTCCTGACCCTCAACTACCTGTCCGACGAGATCAGGCACGGTGAGCGCGACTCGATCGGGAACCGATGA
- a CDS encoding ABC transporter ATP-binding protein has protein sequence MTGNPASPVTETPPLLNIENLTVGFHTGREDASMPLQGVNLRVPRASRMSLVGESGSGKSLTASAVIGMLPEGAEILGGSIRLDGEDLIGAAKRRMRDLRGRQIAIMFQNPRASLNPVLTVGGQIAEVIRTHSDAGRRESHRQAIDLLDQMGVPDARRRAGDYVHQYSGGMAQRAALAMALSCQPDLLIADEPTTGLDATLQEQVLELVVEQVSNRGASLLLITHDIAIARQTCERIAVMYAGRVMESGPTESVTSSPANPYTTALLRAFATVDEGRMYAIPGTVPTLLRPLAECPFANRCPEVGEECRDGVPELRAIEDREVACVRA, from the coding sequence ATGACCGGTAACCCCGCCTCCCCGGTGACCGAGACCCCTCCGCTGCTCAACATCGAGAACCTGACGGTCGGGTTCCACACCGGCAGGGAGGACGCGTCCATGCCGCTCCAGGGCGTGAACCTGCGGGTACCACGCGCCAGCCGCATGTCGCTGGTCGGGGAGTCCGGATCGGGCAAGAGCCTCACCGCGTCCGCCGTGATCGGGATGCTGCCGGAAGGGGCTGAGATCCTGGGAGGCTCGATCCGGCTGGACGGAGAAGACCTGATCGGCGCCGCGAAGCGTCGCATGCGTGACTTGCGCGGTCGGCAGATCGCCATCATGTTCCAGAACCCCAGAGCCTCGCTCAACCCGGTGCTGACCGTCGGGGGCCAGATCGCCGAGGTCATCCGCACTCACTCAGATGCCGGGCGCCGCGAGAGCCATCGCCAGGCCATCGATCTGCTCGACCAGATGGGGGTTCCCGACGCCCGCCGGCGGGCCGGTGACTATGTCCACCAGTACTCGGGAGGGATGGCGCAGCGGGCCGCCCTTGCCATGGCTCTGTCATGCCAACCCGATCTCCTCATCGCGGACGAGCCCACCACCGGGCTCGACGCCACCCTCCAGGAACAGGTACTCGAGTTGGTGGTGGAGCAGGTGTCGAACCGGGGCGCCTCGCTGCTCCTGATCACCCATGACATCGCCATCGCCCGCCAGACCTGCGAACGCATCGCGGTGATGTACGCGGGAAGGGTCATGGAGAGCGGACCGACCGAGTCGGTCACCTCCTCCCCCGCCAATCCCTACACCACAGCATTGCTACGGGCCTTCGCCACCGTGGACGAGGGTCGGATGTACGCCATCCCCGGGACCGTTCCCACCCTGCTGCGCCCGCTTGCCGAGTGTCCCTTCGCCAACCGCTGCCCGGAGGTCGGCGAGGAGTGCCGCGACGGCGTGCCGGAACTCCGGGCCATCGAAGACCGGGAGGTGGCATGCGTGAGAGCATGA
- a CDS encoding ABC transporter ATP-binding protein encodes MRESMTSPILEVRDLVKDYISRDAKLRQRVVRAVDGVSFEVWPSETFAIVGESGSGKSTVGRVILKLTEATEGHVSLLGEDILDLREKQFRPMRTNLQMVFQDPLAAFDPRATIRSSLREFAEFGGERTPSQQDQGIDEAINNVGLSPEIADRRPAEVSGGQLQRLSVARSLLVEPRLLFLDEPTSSLDVSIRGQIVNLLTGLQETDHLAYLLVAHDLRVVYAMAHRVAVMYLGQFVEIGTRDQVYRQAAHPYTRGLLEAAQLEEPGHIGEPVRLSGEISTDHLGSPGCRLMPRCPFSESKCAEPQPLRETTAGQLVRCWKAVEAPVSIGLPEPPSPGDRS; translated from the coding sequence ATGCGTGAGAGCATGACGTCCCCCATCCTCGAGGTTCGCGACCTGGTGAAGGACTACATATCCCGTGACGCCAAGCTCCGCCAGCGGGTGGTGCGAGCTGTGGACGGCGTCAGCTTCGAGGTCTGGCCGTCCGAGACCTTCGCCATCGTGGGCGAGTCGGGCTCGGGCAAGTCGACGGTCGGCAGGGTGATCCTCAAGCTGACCGAAGCCACCGAGGGTCACGTGTCCCTCCTGGGCGAGGACATCCTGGATCTGCGCGAGAAGCAGTTCCGGCCCATGAGGACAAACCTGCAGATGGTGTTCCAGGATCCGCTGGCAGCCTTCGACCCGCGAGCGACCATCCGGTCCAGCCTCCGCGAGTTCGCCGAGTTCGGCGGGGAGCGCACGCCCTCCCAGCAAGACCAGGGCATCGATGAAGCCATCAACAATGTGGGACTGTCACCCGAGATCGCCGACCGGCGCCCGGCCGAGGTCAGCGGAGGCCAGCTACAGAGGTTGAGCGTCGCCCGCTCCCTGCTGGTCGAGCCCAGGTTGCTCTTCCTGGACGAGCCCACGTCCTCGCTGGACGTGTCCATCAGGGGCCAGATCGTCAACCTGCTCACCGGCCTCCAGGAAACGGACCACCTGGCCTACCTGCTGGTGGCCCACGACCTCAGGGTGGTATACGCCATGGCCCACCGGGTGGCGGTGATGTACCTCGGCCAGTTCGTCGAGATCGGTACGCGGGATCAGGTCTACCGCCAGGCCGCCCACCCGTACACCCGCGGGCTGCTGGAAGCCGCGCAACTCGAGGAACCGGGACACATCGGGGAGCCGGTACGCCTGTCGGGCGAGATCAGCACCGACCATCTCGGCTCGCCCGGATGCCGCCTCATGCCGAGATGTCCTTTCTCGGAGTCGAAGTGTGCCGAACCTCAGCCGCTGCGCGAGACCACAGCCGGTCAGCTGGTCCGGTGCTGGAAGGCGGTCGAAGCACCCGTATCCATAGGATTACCCGAGCCGCCCTCGCCGGGCGATAGGAGTTAG
- a CDS encoding hydantoinase B/oxoprolinase family protein encodes MHVDPVTVEVIRNAFISIASQMNNNLARSAYTPIIYEMKDCSVGLFDARGNLLGQAPGLPIFLGSLEAAIDVTLEHMGGPESCRPGDVYAVNDSYMVGSHLNDVNVISPIFHSGELVGFGATKAHWLDIGAKDPGQAMDSTSIYQEGYRIAPVHLYREGKPERGMLDFLTRNSRLPRSIWGDMHAQIAACRTGERGLAELIDRFGLDTVTAAAEVIFDQCERLDREAVASISDGVYETDGEMDSWGPGGDPVYVKVVVTVEGEEIRVDLDGSAPMTPGCMNCGLAQTEAAANLAFKMLINSDVPVTAGTFRNLTLSAPEASVFDAREPAACQYYYPHLGMMIDLFIRALAPAVPDRVVAGQAADPMNVLFSGPNPRTGEDFVVGEATAVGWGAYQGGDGTNGLINYGGGDLKNIPVEVMESRYPIRVHQYSVWPDSGGRGRWRGGLGVLRDYEVLADDITVSTWFERTRTPAWGLFGGEDGAATDVTLTVEGETVPLLKANQIPAPMGSRLHVATGGGGGYGLPDERDPELASQDAIDGYATG; translated from the coding sequence ATGCACGTAGATCCGGTAACCGTCGAGGTGATCCGCAACGCCTTCATCTCGATCGCGTCCCAGATGAACAACAACCTGGCCCGTTCCGCCTACACCCCCATCATCTACGAGATGAAGGACTGCTCGGTCGGCCTCTTCGACGCCCGCGGGAACCTGCTCGGGCAGGCGCCCGGGCTGCCCATCTTCCTCGGGAGTCTGGAAGCCGCCATCGACGTCACTCTCGAGCATATGGGCGGCCCGGAGAGCTGCCGGCCGGGTGATGTCTACGCGGTCAACGACAGCTACATGGTCGGCAGCCACCTCAACGACGTCAACGTGATCTCGCCCATCTTCCACAGCGGGGAACTGGTCGGGTTCGGCGCCACCAAGGCCCACTGGCTGGACATCGGCGCCAAGGATCCCGGCCAGGCGATGGACTCCACCTCCATCTACCAGGAGGGCTACCGGATCGCGCCGGTCCACCTCTACCGGGAGGGCAAGCCCGAACGGGGGATGCTCGACTTCCTGACCCGCAACAGCCGCCTGCCCCGCTCGATCTGGGGTGACATGCACGCCCAGATCGCCGCCTGCCGGACCGGCGAGCGTGGGCTTGCCGAACTGATTGACCGCTTCGGGCTGGACACCGTGACCGCCGCCGCCGAGGTGATCTTCGACCAGTGCGAACGCCTCGATCGCGAGGCGGTGGCGTCCATCTCTGACGGGGTGTACGAGACCGACGGCGAGATGGACAGTTGGGGTCCGGGCGGCGATCCGGTGTACGTCAAGGTGGTGGTGACGGTGGAGGGCGAGGAGATCCGGGTCGACCTGGACGGGTCGGCGCCGATGACGCCCGGTTGCATGAACTGCGGGCTGGCGCAGACCGAGGCGGCGGCCAACCTGGCCTTCAAGATGCTGATCAACTCCGACGTCCCGGTCACAGCAGGCACTTTCCGCAACCTCACGCTGAGCGCTCCGGAGGCTTCCGTGTTCGACGCCCGGGAGCCGGCCGCCTGCCAGTACTACTACCCGCACCTCGGGATGATGATCGACCTGTTCATCCGGGCGCTGGCGCCCGCGGTCCCCGACCGGGTGGTGGCCGGCCAGGCCGCCGACCCGATGAACGTCCTGTTCAGCGGCCCCAACCCCCGGACCGGCGAGGACTTCGTGGTTGGAGAGGCCACCGCGGTCGGCTGGGGCGCCTACCAGGGCGGCGACGGCACCAACGGGCTCATCAACTACGGCGGCGGCGACCTGAAGAACATCCCGGTCGAGGTGATGGAGTCCCGCTACCCGATCCGGGTCCACCAGTACTCGGTATGGCCCGATTCGGGCGGCCGGGGCAGGTGGCGCGGCGGCCTGGGTGTGCTGCGGGACTACGAGGTCCTAGCCGACGACATAACCGTGTCGACCTGGTTCGAGCGCACCAGAACGCCCGCCTGGGGATTGTTCGGCGGCGAGGACGGTGCAGCCACCGACGTGACGCTGACCGTGGAAGGGGAGACGGTCCCGCTGCTCAAGGCCAACCAGATACCTGCGCCGATGGGATCGCGCCTGCATGTGGCTACCGGCGGAGGTGGGGGCTACGGCCTCCCGGACGAGCGGGATCCCGAGCTGGCCTCCCAGGATGCCATCGACGGCTACGCGACCGGATAA
- a CDS encoding amidohydrolase family protein codes for MSGAHAPTPPLRIRGVSWLDTATGESQARDLFVQDGTILAGDSGAGRTVDGSGLHAMFGLWDCHAHAGGLMYDPDATGYFEAAPDRTIRAGENFRRAAEMGVTGVRCVDEADDLDLAWGRAYAAGTTLGPRVTGAGRGIRTTGGHGTAFPRVYTQMGAELVVDGPDAMARAVRRQVERGAHWIKIMLTGGLYSPFEAADEGQFTDAELATLMEVANQRHIPVAAHCGGNEPAIAFSELGGRSIEHGYMLDEQAAVVMARNGTWLVPTIGVTHDQEYIQSQGWPEHAANRSRELMPVHAAALQACIEAGVQVAVGADLNPIGPRFHRELEMLERAGMDRRSVLHAASVGGRALNGLGHCSTPDPGAVADLILVEENPMSSLETLREPVVVIAHGRMVYQR; via the coding sequence ATGTCCGGCGCCCACGCCCCGACCCCTCCGCTCCGGATCCGGGGCGTGTCCTGGCTCGACACCGCCACCGGCGAGTCACAGGCGCGTGACCTGTTTGTCCAGGACGGGACCATCCTGGCCGGAGACAGCGGCGCGGGGAGAACCGTGGACGGCTCGGGCCTGCATGCCATGTTCGGCTTGTGGGATTGCCACGCCCACGCCGGCGGGCTGATGTACGACCCGGACGCCACCGGCTACTTCGAGGCGGCCCCCGATCGGACCATCCGCGCCGGAGAGAACTTCCGCCGGGCTGCGGAAATGGGCGTCACCGGGGTGCGGTGCGTAGACGAGGCCGATGACCTGGACCTGGCCTGGGGCCGTGCCTACGCCGCCGGCACCACGCTCGGACCCCGGGTGACCGGCGCCGGGCGAGGCATCCGCACCACGGGCGGCCACGGCACCGCCTTCCCGCGGGTCTACACCCAGATGGGCGCCGAACTGGTGGTCGACGGACCGGATGCGATGGCCCGGGCGGTCCGGCGCCAGGTTGAGCGAGGCGCGCACTGGATCAAGATCATGCTGACCGGCGGTTTGTACAGCCCCTTCGAAGCGGCCGACGAGGGCCAGTTCACCGACGCCGAGTTGGCGACCCTGATGGAGGTGGCCAACCAGCGCCACATACCGGTGGCGGCCCACTGCGGGGGCAACGAACCCGCCATCGCCTTCTCGGAGTTGGGCGGGCGCTCCATCGAGCACGGTTACATGCTCGACGAGCAAGCCGCCGTGGTGATGGCCCGGAACGGCACCTGGCTGGTACCCACCATCGGCGTGACCCACGACCAGGAATACATCCAGAGCCAGGGCTGGCCGGAGCACGCCGCCAACCGGTCCCGGGAGCTGATGCCCGTCCACGCCGCCGCCCTCCAGGCGTGCATCGAGGCGGGTGTTCAGGTTGCCGTCGGCGCCGACCTGAACCCGATCGGGCCACGCTTCCACCGGGAGCTCGAGATGCTGGAGAGGGCCGGCATGGACAGGCGGTCCGTGCTCCACGCTGCTTCTGTGGGCGGCCGGGCGCTCAACGGACTCGGCCACTGCTCGACACCCGATCCGGGTGCGGTAGCCGACCTGATCCTGGTGGAAGAGAACCCGATGTCGTCGCTGGAGACGCTGAGAGAGCCGGTTGTCGTGATCGCCCACGGCCGGATGGTCTACCAGCGCTGA
- the bmt gene encoding betaine--homocysteine S-methyltransferase, protein MSSSNHIANTSLDRLLSEAPILVADGGLGTSLFALGMPPGACPELLNVECPEMVMEAHSGFLEAGCDIVLTNTFGANRRRLTLHGLQDRVAELNLAAVALLRRLAGRRGRPVAVAGSVGPTGDLLAPLGPLEHGAAVEVFGEQIDALVRGGVDVVWIETMSSREELEAAYEAARSFRAPVVTTMSFDTHGRTMMGFRPEQLAAWSRAQAVLPAAVGANCGVGAGDVVLAVSELAKADPGTAIVAKANCGLPAYTEGNLSYPHGPEIMPTYVELAIRAGARLIGACCGSGPGHIAAIREAVDCTRPTRRVTREEIARRLPHAPRPSRPATAHRERRRRVTRT, encoded by the coding sequence GTGTCCTCATCGAACCACATTGCGAACACATCGCTCGATCGATTGCTCTCGGAGGCGCCCATCCTGGTGGCCGACGGGGGCCTGGGCACCAGCCTGTTCGCGTTAGGAATGCCGCCGGGCGCCTGTCCCGAGTTGCTGAACGTGGAGTGTCCGGAGATGGTGATGGAGGCACACTCGGGCTTCCTCGAGGCGGGATGCGACATCGTCCTCACCAACACGTTCGGAGCCAACCGGCGACGGCTCACCTTGCATGGACTCCAGGACCGGGTTGCTGAGCTCAACCTGGCTGCCGTGGCGCTGCTCCGGCGGCTGGCGGGCCGTCGCGGGCGACCCGTCGCGGTGGCAGGGAGCGTCGGACCCACGGGTGATCTGCTAGCACCCCTCGGCCCGCTGGAGCATGGCGCCGCCGTCGAGGTTTTCGGAGAGCAGATCGACGCTCTCGTGCGCGGTGGCGTCGACGTGGTCTGGATAGAGACCATGTCGAGCCGGGAGGAACTGGAAGCGGCCTACGAGGCGGCCCGGTCGTTCCGGGCGCCGGTCGTGACCACGATGAGCTTCGACACCCACGGCCGGACCATGATGGGTTTTCGTCCCGAGCAACTGGCCGCCTGGAGCCGCGCCCAGGCCGTCCTTCCGGCAGCGGTGGGGGCCAACTGCGGCGTGGGCGCCGGCGACGTGGTGCTTGCCGTGAGCGAGTTGGCCAAGGCGGACCCGGGAACGGCCATCGTGGCCAAGGCCAACTGCGGCCTGCCCGCCTACACCGAGGGAAACCTGTCCTATCCCCATGGCCCCGAGATCATGCCTACCTACGTCGAGCTGGCCATCCGGGCGGGAGCGCGGTTGATCGGCGCCTGTTGCGGAAGCGGACCCGGACACATAGCCGCCATCAGGGAGGCGGTCGATTGCACGCGTCCCACCCGAAGGGTCACCCGCGAGGAGATCGCTCGGCGCCTTCCCCACGCACCACGCCCGTCCCGTCCCGCCACGGCCCATCGCGAGCGCCGCCGCCGGGTCACCAGGACCTGA